One genomic segment of Rhodothermales bacterium includes these proteins:
- the groES gene encoding co-chaperone GroES, whose product MASIQPLGDRVVVRAQAAEEKTASGLFIPDTAKEKPQKGTIIAAGPGRVENGTKIDMTVKKGDTVLYGKYSGTEISLEDEEYLIMRETDILGILKK is encoded by the coding sequence ATGGCCAGCATCCAACCACTCGGTGACCGAGTTGTCGTCAGGGCCCAGGCGGCTGAAGAGAAGACGGCCAGCGGCCTCTTCATTCCCGACACCGCCAAGGAAAAGCCACAGAAAGGCACCATCATCGCTGCCGGTCCCGGGCGCGTCGAGAACGGAACCAAGATCGACATGACGGTCAAGAAAGGTGATACCGTTCTGTACGGCAAGTATTCCGGTACCGAAATCAGCCTCGAAGATGAGGAATATCTGATCATGCGGGAGACCGACATTCTCGGAATCCTCAAGAAGTAG
- the secG gene encoding preprotein translocase subunit SecG, giving the protein MFTLLVVIIGLIAIIMILVVLLQSGKGGGLAGIAAGGATQSLLGTRTAPDILEKATWVLGALFIFLCVVTTFFIGGEEGSQSVIQQGDATGQAAPVLPPVDAQSLPAADDAGSAATDTPDE; this is encoded by the coding sequence ATGTTCACGCTTCTCGTAGTTATCATCGGACTCATTGCGATCATCATGATCCTTGTGGTTCTTTTGCAGAGCGGCAAGGGAGGCGGACTGGCCGGGATCGCTGCCGGCGGAGCGACGCAGAGCCTACTTGGCACGCGTACGGCGCCCGATATCCTGGAGAAAGCGACATGGGTGCTCGGCGCCCTGTTCATCTTCCTCTGCGTTGTCACTACGTTCTTTATTGGCGGCGAGGAGGGTAGTCAGAGCGTCATTCAGCAGGGCGACGCCACCGGACAGGCCGCGCCTGTTCTCCCTCCGGTCGACGCTCAATCGCTGCCTGCAGCTGACGACGCCGGCAGTGCCGCTACCGATACTCCCGACGAGTAG
- the mutY gene encoding A/G-specific adenine glycosylase, translating to MQTVRERLVPWFNNVARDLPWRRTKDPYRIWLSEIMLQQTRVDQAESYYNRFASNYPTIDSLAAAQLDGVLRDWEGLGYYARARNMHRAAQLIVREMDSVFPADHKSVIGLPGVGPYTAAAIMSIAYGEPYAVVDGNVTRVISRLFEIGDDPSSSKGKNLIQQLADDLLDERDPGRFNEAIMELGATVCAPRNPQCDECPVNSACAAFASGRTAEFPIRRKRRPVPHHQIAVAVLVDDDRVFIQKRAEDGLLGGLWEFPGGKIEGGESPEEGCRREVREELGVEVETGAALSTIEHAYSHFKVTLHPFVCRLVAGDPVSTLDSRWARFDELDSYAFPRANRRLIELLIAHRSGTSGLPGGGAVLS from the coding sequence ATCCAGACGGTCCGCGAGCGACTTGTGCCGTGGTTTAACAACGTTGCACGTGACCTGCCATGGCGGCGGACTAAGGACCCGTATCGCATCTGGCTGTCGGAAATCATGTTGCAGCAAACGAGGGTCGATCAGGCCGAGTCATATTACAATCGATTCGCGTCGAATTACCCTACCATTGATTCACTGGCGGCTGCACAACTCGATGGTGTGCTCCGGGACTGGGAAGGACTGGGATACTATGCGAGAGCGCGCAACATGCACAGGGCGGCGCAGCTGATCGTCCGTGAGATGGACTCGGTATTCCCTGCTGACCACAAAAGCGTTATTGGTCTGCCCGGAGTGGGGCCGTACACGGCCGCTGCGATCATGTCGATTGCATACGGTGAACCCTACGCTGTCGTAGACGGGAATGTGACGCGAGTGATCAGTCGCTTGTTTGAGATCGGTGACGATCCCTCGTCCTCAAAGGGAAAGAATCTTATCCAGCAACTCGCCGATGACCTGCTCGACGAGCGAGACCCCGGGCGTTTCAACGAGGCGATAATGGAGCTCGGTGCTACGGTATGTGCGCCGCGCAATCCACAGTGTGACGAGTGCCCGGTCAATAGTGCGTGCGCGGCGTTTGCGAGCGGGCGGACCGCTGAATTTCCCATTCGCCGAAAAAGAAGGCCGGTGCCTCACCACCAAATCGCCGTCGCCGTTCTCGTGGACGACGACAGAGTCTTCATTCAGAAACGTGCCGAAGATGGACTGCTCGGGGGCCTGTGGGAATTTCCTGGAGGGAAGATTGAGGGCGGCGAATCCCCCGAAGAGGGATGCCGGCGAGAAGTACGTGAGGAGCTGGGGGTGGAAGTTGAGACGGGCGCCGCACTGAGCACCATCGAACATGCGTACAGTCACTTCAAGGTGACCCTGCATCCGTTTGTGTGCCGGCTTGTGGCCGGTGATCCTGTGAGCACGCTGGACTCCCGCTGGGCCCGTTTTGACGAACTGGACAGCTACGCCTTCCCCAGGGCGAATCGGCGACTGATTGAACTCCTCATTGCACACCGGTCCGGTACTTCTGGACTGCCAGGCGGCGGCGCGGTACTTTCCTGA
- a CDS encoding DUF4199 family protein, translated as MPEKKQSIILGSALVAVLSTSYLGLINCLCCAGVVIGALVAVWHYSSTNSITLTGGQGAVLGLTVALIGAAISAVLDYALMQAGIRVDHTIMQFILDRFGDQMPPESYDQLVEQMEETVTAGKFALQALFGVALSAGFGAIGGAIGASVFKKGGDDPTYPQG; from the coding sequence ATGCCTGAAAAGAAACAATCGATCATTCTGGGATCGGCGCTCGTCGCTGTCCTGTCGACTTCCTACCTCGGGCTTATCAACTGCCTCTGCTGTGCTGGCGTTGTGATTGGAGCGCTCGTCGCCGTGTGGCACTACAGTTCTACGAACAGCATCACCCTGACGGGCGGCCAGGGAGCCGTGCTCGGGCTGACGGTTGCGCTGATCGGCGCCGCGATCAGCGCCGTGCTGGATTACGCATTGATGCAGGCGGGCATTCGCGTGGACCACACGATAATGCAGTTCATTCTCGACCGGTTCGGAGACCAGATGCCGCCGGAATCATATGACCAGCTCGTCGAACAGATGGAGGAGACCGTTACAGCAGGCAAGTTCGCGCTGCAGGCCCTGTTCGGAGTCGCACTATCTGCGGGCTTTGGAGCCATTGGCGGAGCGATCGGAGCGTCTGTGTTCAAGAAGGGCGGCGACGACCCGACCTATCCCCAGGGATAA
- the glmM gene encoding phosphoglucosamine mutase, whose translation MSKRILIASISGIRGVFGAGLGPRELVEYAAAYALWCREQQGSRSLVVIGRDARTTGDICSRIVAGTLSAAGIDVIDAGLSSTPTVEMAVIKEGAVGGIVLSASHNPGEWNALKLLNGAGEFLSPDEGARVLALAADGLDPTVGFETIGKIEESDYLQYHIDQILALPFIDRGAIAARGFRVVVDGINSVGGIAIPALLARLGLAEEQIIRLNCDPTGLFAHPAEPLPANLTETMRAVADSGADLGIVVDPDADRLALIEGGGRYMSEELTQVVAADFMWRFRPGPFATNLSSSRAIEDVAARHGQKVYRSAVGEINVVRKMQEVGAVLGGEGNGGVILPDLHYGRDALVGTAMLLQHLANERCSLTDVREGLPVYHIAKKKTAIGAVDPDVLLASLATAHEAERVDTTDGVKIDMESSWVHVRRSNTEPIVRVYAEAPSAHEAEELGERLVGEVNGLAASLDS comes from the coding sequence ATGTCGAAGAGAATCCTGATCGCATCGATTAGTGGAATACGGGGAGTGTTCGGTGCAGGACTGGGCCCGCGCGAACTCGTAGAATACGCGGCCGCTTATGCACTGTGGTGCAGGGAGCAGCAGGGGAGCAGGTCTCTGGTGGTCATTGGACGCGACGCGCGCACAACGGGTGACATATGTTCTCGGATCGTTGCGGGCACGTTGTCTGCGGCCGGGATTGATGTCATTGACGCCGGCCTTTCTTCAACGCCCACGGTCGAGATGGCCGTGATTAAGGAAGGTGCTGTTGGCGGCATCGTACTTTCAGCCTCGCACAATCCGGGCGAATGGAATGCGCTGAAGCTGCTCAATGGAGCAGGAGAATTTCTTTCCCCCGATGAAGGAGCCAGAGTGCTCGCACTGGCTGCCGACGGACTCGATCCGACCGTTGGTTTTGAGACCATTGGCAAGATCGAAGAGTCTGACTATCTACAGTATCACATTGATCAGATACTCGCGCTGCCGTTTATAGATCGTGGCGCGATCGCAGCGCGCGGATTTCGGGTTGTGGTCGACGGTATCAATTCCGTCGGTGGCATTGCGATTCCTGCGCTGCTCGCTCGACTGGGACTGGCCGAGGAGCAGATTATTCGCCTCAACTGCGATCCGACGGGGCTATTCGCGCATCCTGCGGAGCCGTTGCCGGCCAATCTTACCGAGACGATGCGGGCAGTCGCAGATTCGGGGGCCGATCTTGGAATAGTGGTGGATCCTGATGCCGACAGGCTTGCTTTGATTGAGGGTGGGGGCCGGTACATGTCGGAGGAGTTGACGCAGGTTGTGGCCGCAGACTTCATGTGGCGGTTCAGGCCTGGCCCGTTTGCGACGAACCTGTCATCGTCGCGGGCGATCGAGGATGTCGCAGCCCGGCACGGGCAGAAGGTGTACCGGTCGGCGGTGGGTGAGATCAACGTGGTCCGGAAGATGCAGGAGGTGGGCGCCGTGCTGGGCGGTGAGGGGAATGGTGGCGTGATACTTCCAGACCTTCATTACGGCCGAGATGCTCTCGTCGGGACTGCGATGTTGCTTCAACATCTTGCCAATGAACGCTGCTCGCTCACGGATGTGCGGGAGGGGTTGCCCGTGTATCACATTGCCAAGAAGAAGACGGCGATCGGTGCGGTCGATCCTGACGTGCTGCTTGCGTCACTGGCGACTGCGCACGAAGCAGAACGGGTTGATACGACGGATGGCGTGAAGATCGATATGGAAAGCAGCTGGGTCCATGTGCGGCGGTCGAACACGGAGCCCATCGTGCGGGTTTATGCCGAGGCGCCGAGCGCGCACGAGGCAGAGGAGCTCGGCGAGCGGTTGGTGGGGGAGGTCAACGGGTTGGCGGCATCGCTCGACAGCTGA
- a CDS encoding BamA/TamA family outer membrane protein → MRKRQATIGGARARHLMQRWSLGVVLAGIIASCSVAAAQPTGRVQVGAVRIFVDGRQVNRSLPASFPLDSLEVEGRREVDRIRTRGFLYARLDSVVYGSSPAIYLSRGSLVRIGEIRIEASSQGGIDDPEEFLRVRLGDPFVPSVVEQDLVFLLDAYNRAGYPFAEARIAGVELVPGDNQRVRLTLELNPGDSMLLDQIQLPGAVRTKPGYVGRITGMRPGRTLTDFDPEEIRRSLLATDFFDEVGRPTLARGREGSVIVVIPIEEGAPGSFDLVMGYTPRTSAVQSGGLVGTGRLDLRNLFGGGRSFDLRLNRLPGRVSTVDVGFADPGILRIPLGLEGRFNGVQQDSTYDQQRYALNLSYSLSRNLRVVAGASREVTKPGQAGLRLRAGTQRIPRSTASFVGLGIRFESVDWPVNPRRGLAVETMFERGNKNRTGRRADVSGDTLTERTRSGQERLRVEARYYVPIFQRQVVALGVDARLVFSDEYDESDLIRFGGANSLRGYNEEQFLGRMAGRAVIEYRYQLDRYAYAFVFTDMGILEVPETPELEAVRQILPGFGFGMQFRTVVGLINATYAFNDSDSPVDGRVHVGLSFSL, encoded by the coding sequence GTGCGAAAACGCCAAGCCACAATCGGAGGAGCCCGTGCCCGCCACTTGATGCAGCGATGGAGCCTCGGCGTGGTATTGGCAGGAATAATCGCATCATGTTCGGTGGCGGCGGCTCAGCCGACGGGCAGAGTACAGGTCGGGGCGGTCAGAATCTTTGTCGATGGTCGTCAGGTAAACCGGTCGCTGCCCGCTTCGTTTCCACTCGATTCGCTGGAAGTTGAGGGCCGTCGCGAAGTCGACAGAATCAGAACACGTGGCTTTCTGTATGCGCGGCTCGATTCCGTTGTTTACGGATCTTCACCGGCGATCTACTTAAGCAGGGGCTCTCTGGTGCGCATCGGTGAGATCCGAATCGAGGCATCGAGCCAGGGCGGCATAGACGATCCGGAGGAGTTCCTTCGCGTCCGCTTGGGAGATCCATTCGTCCCTTCCGTTGTTGAGCAGGATCTTGTCTTCCTGCTGGATGCGTACAACCGCGCCGGATACCCGTTCGCAGAGGCACGGATCGCCGGAGTCGAGTTGGTGCCCGGCGACAACCAGCGGGTACGACTGACCCTGGAACTGAATCCGGGTGACTCGATGCTGCTTGATCAGATACAACTACCCGGAGCCGTTCGAACGAAGCCCGGATACGTTGGCAGGATTACCGGAATGCGGCCGGGGCGAACGCTGACGGATTTCGATCCAGAGGAGATTCGCAGATCGCTGCTCGCAACAGATTTCTTTGATGAAGTGGGTCGTCCGACGCTGGCACGCGGCCGCGAGGGAAGCGTGATTGTGGTCATACCGATTGAAGAAGGTGCCCCCGGCAGCTTTGATCTTGTAATGGGTTACACGCCGCGAACCTCGGCCGTGCAGAGCGGCGGACTCGTTGGGACCGGACGTCTGGATCTGAGGAATCTGTTCGGTGGCGGCCGATCCTTCGATCTCAGACTGAATCGGCTCCCGGGTCGTGTCAGCACTGTGGATGTTGGCTTCGCCGATCCAGGTATTCTGCGGATTCCGCTTGGACTCGAGGGTCGATTCAATGGAGTGCAGCAGGATTCGACATACGACCAGCAGCGATACGCGCTCAATCTCAGCTACAGCCTGAGCAGAAATCTCAGAGTGGTGGCGGGGGCAAGTCGAGAGGTCACGAAGCCGGGGCAGGCTGGCTTGCGTCTTCGAGCCGGGACCCAGCGAATTCCGAGATCCACCGCGTCGTTTGTCGGCCTTGGCATTCGATTCGAGTCCGTTGACTGGCCGGTGAATCCGCGACGCGGTCTGGCTGTGGAGACGATGTTCGAGAGAGGAAACAAGAACCGCACGGGACGGCGCGCCGATGTTTCAGGAGACACCTTGACCGAGCGCACGAGGTCGGGTCAGGAAAGGCTCCGGGTGGAAGCACGATACTATGTACCGATCTTCCAACGGCAGGTCGTGGCCCTCGGTGTCGACGCACGACTTGTTTTCAGCGATGAGTATGACGAAAGCGACCTGATTCGATTCGGCGGAGCAAACTCGCTGCGCGGATACAACGAAGAGCAGTTTCTCGGGCGGATGGCAGGCCGCGCCGTAATCGAATATCGTTATCAGTTGGATCGCTATGCGTATGCGTTCGTTTTTACGGACATGGGAATCCTGGAGGTGCCGGAGACTCCGGAGCTGGAGGCGGTCAGGCAAATCCTCCCGGGATTCGGTTTTGGAATGCAGTTCCGCACTGTCGTGGGCTTGATCAACGCGACGTATGCGTTCAACGACTCGGACAGTCCGGTGGACGGGCGGGTTCACGTCGGGTTGTCGTTCAGCCTGTAG
- a CDS encoding Nif3-like dinuclear metal center hexameric protein yields MASVSDIAKIIEEWAPPSTAQSYDNVGLQVGRAERSVSRVIVALDLTPGVVDEAIRKDADLIITHHPLLFRPLKSLTGGDFVSGLALRLAEAGIALYAAHTNLDAARDGVSFALASALDLRGVEFLTTLEDSLCKLVTFVPESHELLVREAIAAAGGGRIGNYDSCAFGTKGIGYFRAGEGAQPAVGAADGTVQSVEEVRVEAEVPTWRVAQTIAALRSAHPYEEVAYDIYPQNRRYSGAGLGAVGDLPGPMAVPDFLTHVAAALKADVLRFSGPDEARISRVAVCGGAGADLMDSARRAGAQAYVTSDVSYHRFFEVSDEHGTADLLLVDAGHYETEAGTEQLLVDRLRQSLPEIEFHPTTVRTSPVRTFTRS; encoded by the coding sequence CGACAACGTAGGCCTGCAGGTGGGGCGAGCGGAGCGATCCGTCAGCAGGGTGATCGTGGCGCTCGATCTCACGCCCGGAGTAGTCGACGAGGCCATCCGGAAGGATGCGGATCTGATTATCACGCACCACCCACTTCTCTTCCGACCGCTGAAGTCGCTCACCGGCGGCGACTTCGTAAGCGGACTGGCGCTGCGTCTGGCGGAGGCCGGCATCGCACTGTATGCGGCTCACACGAATCTTGATGCCGCGCGTGACGGAGTTTCGTTTGCCCTGGCCTCCGCGTTGGATCTGCGTGGTGTGGAGTTTCTGACAACGCTTGAAGACTCGCTGTGCAAGCTGGTGACGTTCGTGCCGGAGAGCCACGAGTTGTTGGTTCGAGAAGCTATTGCGGCGGCCGGAGGCGGACGGATCGGCAACTACGATTCATGCGCCTTTGGGACGAAGGGCATCGGCTATTTCCGGGCGGGCGAGGGTGCACAGCCTGCCGTCGGTGCGGCCGACGGTACGGTGCAATCCGTAGAGGAGGTTCGTGTCGAGGCGGAGGTGCCGACCTGGCGGGTAGCCCAGACAATCGCAGCGCTCCGATCGGCCCATCCGTACGAAGAAGTTGCCTACGACATCTACCCGCAGAACCGGCGCTACTCGGGTGCGGGGCTGGGGGCGGTTGGAGACCTGCCCGGGCCGATGGCGGTGCCAGACTTCCTGACTCACGTCGCGGCAGCGCTCAAGGCGGATGTGCTGCGCTTCTCAGGGCCCGATGAGGCAAGGATTTCGCGCGTCGCCGTCTGCGGAGGCGCTGGAGCTGACCTCATGGATTCAGCCAGACGTGCGGGTGCGCAAGCCTACGTCACATCAGATGTCTCGTACCACCGGTTTTTTGAGGTGTCGGACGAGCACGGGACCGCCGACCTGCTGCTCGTCGATGCGGGTCACTACGAGACCGAAGCCGGAACGGAGCAGTTGCTAGTCGACCGACTGAGACAGTCGCTGCCTGAGATCGAGTTTCATCCGACGACCGTTCGGACGAGCCCCGTCAGAACCTTCACCAGGTCCTAG
- a CDS encoding NUDIX hydrolase, translated as MKKSNTLIETTVSSVELVDGVLIKARRDVVRLPDGNESVREWIDHPGASAVVPLFDDGSTLLVRQFRYPPKREFLEVPAGKIDIAGESPEDVARRELEEETGWRAGRLESLGSLYPCIGYSNEIIHFYVAHDLQPGTRALSEGEFMENVRMPFTEAVSEAKAGKIIDMKSAVALMMAAARLELGRIE; from the coding sequence ATCAAGAAATCCAATACTTTAATAGAGACAACAGTCTCGTCCGTCGAATTGGTGGACGGTGTGTTGATCAAGGCGAGGCGTGACGTCGTTCGCCTTCCGGATGGAAACGAGTCTGTTCGTGAGTGGATCGATCATCCGGGAGCCTCGGCAGTCGTACCGTTGTTCGACGACGGTTCGACCCTGCTCGTCAGGCAGTTTCGATATCCTCCGAAACGCGAATTCCTCGAGGTGCCCGCGGGCAAGATCGACATTGCGGGGGAATCTCCGGAGGACGTGGCGCGGCGTGAGTTGGAGGAGGAGACGGGATGGCGAGCCGGTCGACTGGAGTCACTCGGGTCCCTGTATCCGTGCATTGGTTACAGCAACGAAATCATCCATTTCTATGTGGCCCATGACCTTCAGCCCGGCACGCGTGCTCTTTCGGAAGGGGAATTCATGGAGAACGTCCGGATGCCGTTCACAGAGGCGGTTTCGGAGGCGAAGGCTGGCAAGATCATCGACATGAAGAGCGCTGTTGCGCTGATGATGGCGGCTGCGCGCCTTGAATTGGGAAGAATTGAATGA
- a CDS encoding DUF2085 domain-containing protein, with translation MFRERITKKTGLVPIPAPIPRSKYGSPPRLNSKQILWLTITGLAVGVLVAGSFLPPLVSDSWRGLIMSGYRPVCHQLPGRSFHFAGEQIALCHRCVGIWGALPVAILLFAGLRRWDRCLSNRAGLAILLSLAPLGIDWAGDFAGIWHNTPASRLITGAIFGLVAGYFLARVVIKSVGAGGRETKEPSDTNTSIKDGGSRAPN, from the coding sequence ATGTTCCGTGAACGAATTACGAAGAAAACCGGTCTAGTGCCCATTCCTGCTCCGATCCCGCGGTCGAAATACGGCTCGCCACCGCGCCTCAATTCAAAGCAAATCCTCTGGCTTACGATCACCGGTCTCGCCGTCGGGGTCCTGGTTGCGGGCTCTTTTCTGCCACCTCTCGTGAGTGATAGCTGGCGCGGGCTCATCATGTCCGGCTATAGACCGGTCTGTCATCAGCTGCCGGGTCGGTCGTTTCACTTTGCAGGCGAACAGATCGCGCTCTGCCATCGGTGTGTCGGCATCTGGGGGGCGCTACCGGTCGCCATCCTGCTTTTCGCCGGGCTTCGCCGGTGGGATCGGTGTCTGTCCAACCGGGCGGGACTCGCGATTCTGCTCTCGCTCGCGCCGCTCGGAATCGACTGGGCGGGGGACTTCGCCGGAATCTGGCACAACACACCCGCCAGCAGGCTCATTACCGGAGCCATTTTCGGCCTGGTCGCCGGGTACTTTCTGGCCCGCGTTGTGATCAAGAGCGTCGGCGCCGGAGGCCGTGAAACAAAGGAACCTTCGGACACGAACACTTCCATCAAAGATGGTGGGTCGAGAGCTCCGAATTGA
- a CDS encoding 16S rRNA (uracil(1498)-N(3))-methyltransferase, with protein MRSKSAPGTTFFFAAPDDFDGAVVSLRDDEAHHASRVLRLRTGDEIQIVDGMGGWYRVTLDKLDGGVVRGSIIERRLGVGESSTYVHLAVAGLKSRSRFDMILEKATELGVSRVTVLDTQRAERARVDVDRSTRLMRAAMKQCKRSRIPLLEGPVGLSEFLSAAEASRKLVCHNGDGDVSIPNALDASDRDVTIAVGPEGGFADDEIDQAIAQGFQSVHLGPRRLRTETACLVACSAILLTGIV; from the coding sequence GTGAGAAGCAAGAGTGCGCCTGGTACGACGTTCTTTTTTGCGGCACCGGACGACTTCGACGGCGCGGTGGTGTCGCTTCGCGACGACGAAGCTCATCACGCTTCACGCGTGCTGCGCTTGCGCACGGGCGACGAGATTCAGATCGTGGACGGGATGGGAGGCTGGTACAGGGTGACGCTGGATAAGCTCGATGGCGGCGTGGTTCGTGGAAGCATTATTGAGCGCCGCCTGGGGGTAGGGGAGTCTTCGACCTACGTTCACCTTGCGGTTGCGGGTTTGAAGAGCCGGTCGCGCTTCGACATGATCCTCGAGAAGGCGACGGAGCTCGGTGTCAGCCGTGTCACCGTGCTCGATACTCAGAGGGCAGAGCGAGCAAGGGTGGATGTCGATCGTTCCACACGGCTGATGCGTGCCGCAATGAAGCAGTGCAAGCGCAGTCGAATTCCATTGCTGGAAGGTCCGGTTGGCCTGTCTGAATTTCTGTCCGCCGCCGAAGCGTCACGCAAATTGGTCTGCCACAACGGTGATGGGGACGTGTCCATCCCGAATGCCCTGGATGCGTCCGATCGCGACGTGACAATCGCGGTTGGCCCGGAGGGAGGATTCGCGGACGACGAGATTGATCAGGCGATCGCGCAAGGATTTCAATCCGTCCATCTTGGGCCAAGGCGCCTGCGCACCGAAACTGCGTGTCTCGTTGCCTGTAGCGCCATTCTATTGACAGGTATTGTATAA
- the groL gene encoding chaperonin GroEL (60 kDa chaperone family; promotes refolding of misfolded polypeptides especially under stressful conditions; forms two stacked rings of heptamers to form a barrel-shaped 14mer; ends can be capped by GroES; misfolded proteins enter the barrel where they are refolded when GroES binds) → MSKQIVFDSDARSKLKAGVDALAEAVKVTLGPKGRNVIIEKKFGAPTVTKDGVTVAKEIELEDRLENVGAQMLKEVASKTSDVAGDGTTTATVLAQAIMTSGLKNVTAGANPMDLKRGVDHAVTAVVENLRSQSKDIQDRNRIAQVATISANNDGAIGELIADAFEKVGKDGVITVEEARGTETTLEVVEGMQFDRGYLSPYFVTDAENMEVVLEDPYILIHDKKISTMKDLLPILEKVAQMGAPFLVIAEDVEGEALATLVVNKLRGTLKVAAVKAPGFGDRRKAMLEDIAILTGGTVVSEEKGYRLENSTLDYMGRAKRVVIDKDNTVVVDGAGDSEQIKARTNQIKQQVESTTSDYDREKLQERLAKLSGGVAVLKIGAATEPEMKEKKARVEDALHATRAAIEEGIVPGGGVAYIRALTSLDKLKIEDEDQLIGVSIIRRALEEPLRQIAANAGHEGSIIVQKVKEGKGDFGFNAQSEEYGKLMDLGVIDPTKVTRTALENAASVAGLLLTTEAVVADRPEKAPAMPGGAPDMGGMGGMDF, encoded by the coding sequence ATGTCAAAGCAGATTGTTTTTGATTCGGACGCTCGCTCCAAGCTTAAGGCTGGAGTTGATGCGCTTGCAGAAGCGGTGAAGGTTACGCTAGGCCCCAAGGGTCGAAACGTGATCATTGAGAAGAAGTTTGGAGCACCGACCGTCACGAAAGACGGCGTCACGGTTGCCAAGGAGATCGAACTGGAAGACCGGCTCGAGAACGTCGGTGCACAGATGCTGAAGGAAGTCGCATCGAAAACCAGTGACGTTGCCGGTGACGGCACGACCACGGCGACAGTTCTTGCACAGGCCATTATGACGTCTGGACTCAAGAACGTCACGGCCGGTGCCAATCCGATGGACCTCAAGCGTGGCGTAGACCATGCGGTTACGGCGGTTGTTGAGAACCTCCGGAGCCAGAGCAAGGACATCCAGGATCGGAACCGCATCGCTCAGGTCGCGACCATCTCGGCCAACAATGACGGAGCAATCGGCGAACTGATTGCCGATGCATTTGAGAAGGTCGGAAAGGACGGTGTTATCACCGTTGAAGAGGCTCGCGGCACCGAGACCACGCTGGAAGTGGTCGAGGGTATGCAGTTCGATCGCGGCTACCTCTCCCCCTACTTCGTGACGGATGCGGAGAATATGGAGGTCGTTCTTGAGGATCCATACATCCTGATCCACGACAAGAAGATTTCGACGATGAAGGATCTCCTCCCGATTCTCGAGAAGGTTGCCCAGATGGGCGCTCCGTTCCTCGTGATTGCAGAGGATGTGGAAGGCGAGGCTCTTGCCACACTGGTAGTCAACAAGCTCCGCGGCACGCTCAAGGTGGCGGCAGTTAAGGCTCCTGGCTTTGGCGATCGTCGCAAGGCAATGCTCGAGGATATTGCCATCCTGACCGGCGGAACCGTTGTGTCGGAAGAGAAGGGCTATCGTCTCGAGAATTCGACGCTGGATTACATGGGCCGTGCCAAGCGTGTCGTGATCGACAAGGACAACACGGTCGTGGTTGACGGCGCAGGTGACAGCGAGCAGATCAAGGCCCGCACCAATCAGATCAAGCAGCAGGTTGAGTCCACGACCAGCGACTACGATCGTGAGAAGTTACAGGAGCGTCTGGCGAAGCTGTCGGGCGGCGTTGCGGTGCTGAAGATCGGTGCTGCCACAGAGCCTGAGATGAAGGAAAAGAAGGCGCGAGTCGAAGACGCACTCCACGCTACACGCGCAGCCATCGAGGAAGGAATCGTACCGGGTGGTGGTGTTGCGTACATCCGCGCTCTGACGTCCCTCGACAAGCTGAAGATCGAGGATGAGGATCAGCTGATCGGTGTTTCGATCATTCGACGGGCGCTCGAAGAGCCGCTTCGTCAGATCGCAGCCAACGCCGGACACGAAGGATCGATCATTGTCCAGAAGGTCAAAGAGGGCAAGGGAGACTTCGGCTTTAATGCCCAGTCCGAGGAGTATGGCAAGCTCATGGACCTCGGCGTGATTGACCCGACCAAGGTCACACGGACGGCGCTCGAGAATGCGGCATCCGTCGCAGGACTTCTCCTGACGACTGAGGCCGTTGTTGCCGATCGGCCGGAGAAGGCGCCGGCGATGCCGGGTGGCGCTCCGGACATGGGTGGCATGGGTGGCATGGACTTCTAG